Proteins encoded in a region of the Cygnus olor isolate bCygOlo1 chromosome 4, bCygOlo1.pri.v2, whole genome shotgun sequence genome:
- the NEUROG2 gene encoding neurogenin-2: MLVKAESPAPPAEDELLLLGLASPAPSLPSSAGDEEEEEEEEEEEEEEEEAASPARPGSARPSGPRRREAKRRPGRCRTAEAAQRLKRSRRLKANNRERNRMHHLNAALDALRDVLPTFPEDAKLTKIETLRFAHNYIWALTETLRLAGAAAARGGPDGGLEASPSPASSCSPAPSASPYACTLSPASPDGSASDAEHWVPPRGRFVPPPPPPPQPPRRCL, encoded by the coding sequence ATGCTGGTGAAGGCGGAgagccccgcgccgccggcGGAGGacgagctgctgctgctgggcctcGCCTCGCCCGCCCCCTCGCTGCCGTCCAGCGCCGgcgacgaggaggaggaggaggaggaggaggaggaggaggaagaggaggaggaggcggcctccccggctcggcccggctcggctcggccgtCGGGGCCGCGGCGGAGGGAGGCGAAGCGGCGGCCGGGGCGGTGCCGCACGGCGGAGGCGGCGCAGCGCCTCAAGCGGAGCCGGCGGCTGAAGGCCAACAACCGGGAGCGCAACCGCATGCACCACCTGAACGCGGCGCTGGACGCCCTGCGCGACGTGCTGCCCACCTTCCCGGAGGACGCCAAGCTCACCAAGATCGAGACGCTCCGCTTCGCCCACAACTACATCTGGGCGCTCACCGAGACGCTGCGCCtggccggggcggcggcggccaggGGCGGCCCCGACGGCGGGCTGGAGGCCAGCCCCTCGCcggcctcctcctgcagcccggCGCCCTCCGCCTCCCCCTACGCCTGCACTTTATCGCCAGCCAGCCCCGACGGCTCCGCGTCGGACGCCGAGCACTGGgtgcccccccggggccgcttcgtgccccccccgccgccgccgccgcagcctCCCCGCCGCTGCCTCTAG